One Ureaplasma urealyticum serovar 8 str. ATCC 27618 genomic window carries:
- the hprK gene encoding HPr(Ser) kinase/phosphatase, with protein MEIRGKLFVSQVVRKFNLNVVANSDYIDREISTTGITRVGFELAGEILFKEIWNIVYFGSKESNYFSKFSETIISKKLGKILDLNPPLIIFGKNFKHAGILLKLAERYKIPIVEVKYSFYELNFTINTYISQKLSHQSLVHGTLLSIYGIGVILMGESGVGKSELAIELVKKGHIFVGDDAILVNRIGGNLYGRAEDSTKDFIEIRGLGIMNFSRSFGIERMIESTKIEIVIELIKAAKHEKIKFERFGREIQHKEFLETKIAYYYIPVIEGRSISDIIETAITDYKLKTSGYNSAEEFILQIDKKGN; from the coding sequence ATGGAAATTCGTGGTAAATTATTTGTTAGTCAAGTTGTTAGAAAATTTAATTTAAATGTTGTTGCAAACTCTGATTATATTGATCGTGAAATTTCAACAACAGGAATTACACGAGTTGGTTTTGAATTAGCTGGCGAAATTTTATTTAAAGAGATTTGAAACATTGTTTATTTTGGTTCTAAAGAAAGTAATTATTTTAGTAAGTTTTCAGAAACAATTATTTCGAAAAAATTAGGAAAAATCTTAGATCTAAATCCACCTCTAATTATTTTTGGCAAAAATTTTAAACACGCTGGAATTTTGTTAAAATTAGCAGAGCGTTATAAGATACCGATTGTAGAGGTTAAATATAGTTTTTATGAATTAAATTTTACAATCAACACTTATATTAGCCAAAAACTTTCGCACCAATCATTAGTTCATGGAACTTTATTATCTATTTATGGAATTGGTGTTATTTTAATGGGAGAGTCAGGAGTAGGTAAATCTGAGTTAGCGATTGAATTAGTTAAAAAAGGTCATATTTTTGTTGGCGATGATGCTATTTTAGTAAATAGAATTGGTGGTAACCTATACGGAAGAGCTGAAGATTCAACTAAAGACTTTATTGAAATTCGTGGTTTAGGTATTATGAATTTTTCACGTTCTTTTGGAATTGAACGAATGATCGAATCAACAAAAATTGAAATTGTTATAGAACTAATTAAAGCTGCTAAACATGAAAAAATTAAGTTTGAACGTTTTGGACGAGAAATTCAACATAAAGAATTTTTAGAAACAAAAATCGCTTATTACTATATTCCAGTTATTGAAGGTAGAAGTATTTCAGATATTATTGAAACTGCTATCACTGATTATAAATTAAAAACATCAGGTTATAATTCAGCAGAAGAGTTCATTTTACAAATTGACAAAAAGGGGAATTAG
- a CDS encoding NAD(P)/FAD-dependent oxidoreductase, producing the protein MNQQIYDLVIIGAGPAGLAAAVYAKRSGLNVIIVEKQFPGGKVALTANVENYLGINSISGPELAYKMYEQVLNLDILVIYELADEITLKEKYKEVKLATQTLIAKTVIIATGTENRRLNIPGELTFENKGISYCAICDGPLYKNKVVSVIGSGNSAVEEAIYLATIAKEVHLIANKPEFKAERQMVEIVKNTSNIKIHYNKQTFEFFGEEFLQGLRFKDLVTNEITTLNVEANFTFIGLLPSRINASNLNIFNETNGFITTNKNMETNVHGIFAAGDIVDKSVRQIATAINDGVIAALYAKEYITRNNW; encoded by the coding sequence ATGAATCAACAAATTTATGATTTAGTGATTATTGGTGCAGGTCCAGCAGGATTAGCTGCTGCTGTTTATGCTAAACGTTCAGGTTTAAATGTCATTATTGTTGAAAAGCAATTTCCAGGTGGCAAAGTAGCACTAACAGCAAATGTGGAAAACTATTTAGGAATTAATAGTATTTCAGGACCTGAATTAGCTTATAAAATGTACGAACAAGTTTTAAATTTAGATATTCTTGTAATTTATGAATTAGCTGATGAAATCACTTTAAAAGAAAAATATAAAGAAGTTAAATTAGCTACACAAACACTAATTGCTAAAACTGTAATTATTGCAACAGGAACAGAAAATAGACGTTTAAACATTCCTGGTGAATTAACATTTGAAAACAAAGGGATTAGTTATTGTGCAATTTGTGATGGACCACTTTATAAAAATAAAGTTGTTTCTGTTATAGGTTCTGGTAATTCAGCAGTTGAAGAAGCAATTTATTTAGCAACCATTGCTAAAGAAGTTCATTTAATTGCTAATAAACCAGAATTTAAAGCTGAACGACAAATGGTTGAAATTGTTAAGAACACTTCTAATATAAAGATTCATTACAATAAGCAAACATTCGAATTTTTTGGCGAAGAGTTTTTGCAAGGTTTAAGATTTAAAGATTTAGTTACCAATGAAATAACAACATTAAATGTTGAAGCCAATTTCACTTTTATTGGTTTATTACCATCAAGAATTAATGCAAGTAACTTAAATATTTTTAATGAAACAAACGGTTTTATTACAACTAATAAGAATATGGAAACCAATGTTCATGGAATTTTTGCAGCTGGAGATATTGTTGATAAAAGTGTTCGACAAATCGCTACAGCTATAAATGATGGAGTAATTGCTGCACTTTATGCAAAAGAGTACATTACAAGAAATAATTGATAA
- the gyrB gene encoding DNA topoisomerase (ATP-hydrolyzing) subunit B produces the protein MNDSNKENKYTAESIKVLEGLEAVRKRPGMYIGSTQSEGLHHMIWEIVDNSIDEAMGGFATVVKVIIKKDGVIRVEDDGRGIPVGIHEKTGLSGVETVLTVLHAGGKFDNDSYKVSGGLHGVGASVVNALSKNFKVWVNKNYVQHYVEFINGGHAIEPLKIINDKDIKEKGTTIEFIPDFEIMEENEWDELKIMARLKQLAYLNKGVNIEFESEMTNRKEKWHYEGGLKEYIADLNAEKEPLFDAIVYGEEEKEVKVPGHNDQTYNIKCEVAFQYNNSYNNSTHSFCNNINTTEGGTHEEGFKLAITRLLNKYAIDKKYLKDTDDKITKEDVSEGLTAIISIKHPNPQYEGQTKKKLGNSEVRPYVNEITSIIFEKFLNENPEESKKIVAKVMQAAEARRRSHEAREATRRKSPFESNSLPGKLADCSNRDSSVTEIYIVEGDSAGGSAKTGREREFQAILPLRGKIINVEKAKIDKIFANEEIQNMITAFGAGIGPEFNIEKLRYSKIIIMTDADVDGSHIRILLLTFFYRYMLPLIQNGNVYIAQPPLYKVSYGKTIKYAYSDQELEKIKSTLLNTKYNIQRYKGLGEMNPDQLWETTMDPKNRLLLKVNIEDAAIADKTFSLLMGDDVTPRKEFIEKNAKYVKNIDA, from the coding sequence ATGAACGATTCTAATAAAGAAAATAAATACACCGCTGAAAGTATTAAAGTACTTGAAGGATTAGAAGCGGTACGAAAACGTCCTGGTATGTATATTGGTTCAACTCAATCAGAAGGTTTGCACCATATGATTTGAGAAATTGTTGATAACTCAATCGATGAAGCAATGGGTGGTTTTGCAACAGTTGTTAAAGTTATTATAAAAAAAGATGGAGTAATACGAGTTGAAGATGATGGACGTGGAATTCCAGTTGGAATTCATGAAAAAACTGGTTTATCAGGTGTTGAAACTGTATTAACTGTGTTGCATGCTGGAGGTAAATTTGATAATGATAGTTACAAAGTCTCTGGTGGATTACATGGTGTTGGTGCATCTGTTGTTAATGCTTTAAGTAAAAACTTTAAAGTTTGAGTTAATAAAAATTATGTTCAACATTACGTTGAATTTATTAATGGTGGACATGCTATTGAACCATTAAAAATAATTAACGACAAAGATATCAAAGAAAAAGGAACAACAATTGAGTTTATTCCTGACTTTGAAATCATGGAAGAAAATGAATGAGATGAGCTAAAAATAATGGCTCGTTTAAAACAATTAGCTTACCTTAATAAAGGTGTTAATATCGAATTTGAATCAGAAATGACTAATCGTAAAGAAAAATGACATTACGAAGGTGGTTTAAAAGAGTATATAGCTGATTTAAACGCTGAAAAAGAACCATTATTTGATGCTATTGTTTACGGTGAAGAAGAAAAAGAAGTTAAAGTTCCAGGTCACAATGATCAAACTTATAACATTAAATGTGAAGTAGCATTTCAATACAATAATTCGTACAACAATTCAACACACTCATTCTGTAATAACATTAATACTACAGAAGGTGGAACACACGAAGAAGGTTTTAAATTAGCGATTACACGTTTATTAAACAAATATGCAATCGATAAAAAGTATTTAAAAGACACTGATGATAAAATCACTAAAGAAGACGTGAGCGAAGGGTTAACAGCGATTATTTCTATTAAGCACCCTAACCCTCAATATGAAGGTCAAACAAAGAAAAAATTAGGAAATAGTGAAGTTCGTCCTTATGTTAATGAAATTACTTCTATAATTTTCGAAAAATTCTTAAATGAAAATCCAGAAGAATCAAAAAAAATTGTTGCTAAAGTTATGCAAGCCGCTGAGGCACGTCGTCGTTCTCATGAAGCGCGTGAAGCTACAAGACGAAAATCACCATTTGAATCAAATTCATTACCAGGTAAATTAGCTGATTGTTCAAATCGTGATTCAAGTGTTACAGAAATTTATATTGTCGAAGGGGATTCAGCTGGTGGATCAGCAAAAACTGGTCGTGAACGTGAATTCCAAGCAATTTTACCATTGCGTGGAAAAATTATTAATGTTGAAAAAGCAAAAATTGACAAGATTTTCGCTAATGAAGAAATTCAAAACATGATTACTGCTTTTGGAGCAGGAATAGGGCCTGAATTTAATATTGAAAAATTAAGATATTCAAAAATTATTATTATGACCGATGCCGATGTCGATGGTAGCCATATTCGAATCTTGTTATTAACATTCTTTTATCGATACATGTTACCATTGATTCAAAATGGTAATGTTTATATTGCTCAACCACCACTTTATAAAGTGAGTTATGGTAAAACAATTAAATATGCATATTCTGATCAAGAATTAGAAAAAATTAAATCAACATTGTTGAATACAAAATATAACATTCAACGTTATAAAGGGTTAGGGGAGATGAATCCTGATCAATTATGAGAAACAACAATGGATCCTAAAAATCGTCTTTTATTAAAAGTTAATATTGAAGATGCGGCAATCGCTGATAAAACATTTTCTTTATTAATGGGTGATGATGTAACACCACGAAAAGAATTTATTGAAAAAAATGCAAAATATGTAAAGAATATTGATGCTTAA
- a CDS encoding DNA polymerase III subunit beta, producing the protein MEVFVSIKKLIEAMKFSTTIANTNNANALLLGVLIEVNENKITFKTTNNQVSGYKEISDGFEYFSSGKILVTAKILLGLISKLKDKSVLLKQVDTNILLIKTENFETQINTMNIESFPSLNFSLEDYVKISLPHQIMQEINAKVLPNVLNSQGIEKIQPISGVLIDTETLDNQLIAIGTDKIKASCLTKPYLGEKFKFIISYSTMKLIMEVLRNVEYSNNQIVDFYVRNKSLVFKVNDAILQTRMIDGVYPNVYSIFNETNEEKNYVFDRRLLIEIIERGMNIVMQEQNPKISIKIENNEAEISLTTFEIGNMKEKMPIINLSNANVEFIVNPSLLAHVLKNFENNDVTFKVKDEILRPIIFIDAKDLGFKQILSRIKN; encoded by the coding sequence ATGGAAGTTTTTGTCTCTATAAAAAAGTTAATTGAAGCAATGAAATTTAGCACAACCATTGCGAATACAAATAATGCAAATGCTTTATTATTAGGTGTTTTAATTGAAGTTAATGAAAATAAGATTACTTTTAAAACAACAAACAATCAAGTTAGTGGTTATAAAGAAATTAGTGATGGATTTGAATACTTTAGTAGTGGAAAAATTTTAGTTACAGCTAAAATCCTTTTAGGATTGATTTCTAAACTTAAAGATAAATCAGTTTTATTAAAACAAGTTGATACAAATATTTTATTGATTAAAACTGAAAACTTTGAAACACAAATTAATACCATGAATATTGAAAGTTTTCCAAGTTTAAATTTTAGTTTAGAAGATTATGTAAAAATTAGTTTGCCACACCAAATCATGCAAGAAATTAATGCAAAGGTTTTACCTAATGTTTTAAATAGCCAAGGAATCGAAAAGATCCAACCAATTTCAGGTGTGCTAATTGATACTGAAACACTAGATAATCAATTAATTGCCATTGGTACAGATAAGATTAAAGCTTCATGTTTAACTAAACCTTATTTAGGTGAAAAGTTTAAATTTATCATTTCTTATTCAACAATGAAATTAATTATGGAAGTTTTAAGAAATGTTGAATATAGTAATAATCAGATTGTTGATTTTTATGTTCGTAACAAAAGTCTTGTTTTTAAAGTTAATGATGCAATTTTACAAACGCGAATGATTGATGGTGTTTATCCAAATGTTTATTCAATTTTTAATGAAACAAATGAAGAAAAAAACTATGTTTTTGATCGTCGTTTACTAATAGAGATTATTGAACGTGGTATGAATATTGTTATGCAAGAGCAAAATCCTAAAATTAGCATTAAAATTGAAAATAACGAAGCAGAAATTAGTTTAACAACTTTTGAAATTGGCAATATGAAAGAAAAAATGCCAATTATTAATTTAAGCAATGCAAATGTTGAATTTATTGTTAATCCTAGTTTATTAGCTCATGTTTTAAAAAACTTTGAAAACAATGATGTTACTTTTAAGGTTAAAGATGAAATTTTGCGTCCTATTATTTTTATCGATGCAAAAGATCTTGGATTTAAGCAAATTTTATCAAGAATAAAAAATTAG
- the pth gene encoding aminoacyl-tRNA hydrolase gives MEKYLIVGLGNPGSNYAKTRHNAGFMVVNEICNKLNLFLDNSKFNGMFAKTIYNNCVVFFCQPTTYMNLSGEFVSKMLKFYDIPIKNLIVIYDDVDTKLGVIKLRKKGSSGGQNGIKNIINLLKTEEIKRIRVGIGKDPHAKLDQYVLSNFKIDELVIIKPAIIKGALAALEAIGEDFDKVMNKFN, from the coding sequence GTGGAAAAATATTTAATTGTTGGATTAGGCAATCCAGGTTCAAATTATGCAAAAACAAGACATAATGCTGGTTTTATGGTAGTTAATGAAATTTGCAATAAACTTAATCTTTTTTTAGATAATTCAAAATTTAATGGAATGTTCGCTAAAACAATTTATAACAATTGTGTTGTATTTTTTTGTCAACCAACAACTTATATGAATCTAAGTGGTGAATTTGTTAGTAAAATGTTAAAGTTTTATGACATTCCTATTAAGAACTTAATTGTTATTTATGATGATGTTGACACAAAACTAGGTGTAATAAAATTACGAAAAAAAGGTTCATCTGGTGGGCAAAATGGAATTAAAAATATCATAAATCTTTTAAAAACTGAAGAGATTAAACGAATACGTGTAGGAATTGGAAAAGATCCACACGCAAAATTAGATCAATACGTCTTATCAAATTTTAAGATCGATGAATTGGTTATAATTAAACCAGCTATTATAAAAGGCGCTTTAGCTGCATTAGAAGCGATTGGTGAAGATTTTGACAAAGTTATGAACAAATTTAATTAA
- the lgt gene encoding prolipoprotein diacylglyceryl transferase yields MQLEIINPESTLINDVVAHRIAFSIGSNFNIYWYGIIFVCGFLLAILTYSLRLKFHYKVPYDPGFYYIFLAIPMTIIGARLWSLAIGDAKDFFDFRNGGLAIQGGVIAGVLSAAIYFPLILRMPKYHVRDLDADGNVIIRQPSMWIYADAIIPTILIGQALGRWGNFINGEIFGAESTVNDLQWLKKAMPAVFEGMKHYFIEGDKTLFTIYQPLFLYESFFNVIVFVFIYFGLSYIKQLKIGFVSMSYFFFYGVIRFSTESARAPQFSFAGTYVINSLLLIFGVLGALYVQFIAPILRKRFLLDAIIELFYKKKQQAHKFGQLRNPEEFLYYCHK; encoded by the coding sequence ATGCAATTAGAAATTATTAATCCAGAAAGCACGCTAATTAATGATGTTGTTGCACATCGAATTGCTTTTAGTATAGGAAGCAACTTTAATATATATTGATATGGAATCATTTTTGTTTGTGGTTTTTTGCTTGCTATATTAACTTATAGTTTACGTCTAAAATTTCACTATAAAGTACCTTATGACCCAGGTTTTTATTACATTTTTTTAGCAATTCCAATGACAATTATTGGTGCTCGTTTATGATCGTTAGCAATTGGTGATGCTAAAGATTTTTTTGATTTTAGAAATGGGGGATTAGCGATTCAAGGTGGGGTTATTGCTGGTGTACTAAGTGCTGCGATTTATTTTCCACTAATATTGCGGATGCCTAAATATCATGTTCGTGATCTTGATGCTGATGGTAATGTTATTATTCGTCAACCTAGCATGTGAATTTATGCTGATGCGATTATTCCTACAATTTTAATTGGTCAAGCCTTAGGTCGTTGGGGTAATTTTATTAATGGTGAAATCTTTGGTGCTGAAAGCACTGTTAATGATTTGCAATGATTAAAAAAAGCAATGCCTGCTGTTTTTGAGGGTATGAAACATTACTTTATTGAAGGTGATAAAACTTTATTTACAATTTATCAACCATTATTCTTATATGAATCATTCTTCAATGTAATTGTTTTTGTCTTTATCTACTTTGGACTATCATACATTAAGCAATTAAAAATTGGTTTTGTTTCAATGTCGTATTTCTTCTTTTATGGTGTAATTCGTTTTAGTACAGAATCAGCACGGGCACCACAATTTAGTTTTGCAGGAACATATGTAATTAACTCATTATTATTAATTTTTGGCGTGCTTGGAGCATTATATGTACAATTTATAGCACCAATTTTAAGAAAAAGATTTTTATTGGATGCAATCATTGAACTATTTTACAAAAAGAAACAACAAGCTCACAAGTTTGGTCAATTAAGAAATCCTGAGGAATTTTTATATTATTGCCACAAATAA
- the tilS gene encoding tRNA lysidine(34) synthetase TilS, giving the protein MTKLWTNLINKITNKKYLAAVSGGPDSMAMLNMYKRNISVVCHVNYHKRESADRDQEIVVDFCKKNNLPIEILDVDEKVYEKYAHIDNFQAKARLIRYDFFKEIGKKYNIQHLYIAHNFDDFLETAYMQRARQSKALFYGIKESNVVNGMIVKRPVLFIRKQTLQRYCDENKIKYGIDETNELDIYERNRVRKTISNWSLNEVYDFKKAVLKYNKEHSSFANFVELSYIEFKKNKYRYDYFVRQDDGVQYYLIYYFLIDQKISNPNENKIISLIKFFGKQINKEKAYRVQENLYIHVNEDDLISLISYDKNDVIDDPNIIEKQAGN; this is encoded by the coding sequence TTGACAAAGTTATGAACAAATTTAATTAATAAAATTACTAATAAAAAATATTTAGCTGCTGTTTCAGGCGGACCTGATTCTATGGCTATGCTAAATATGTATAAAAGAAATATTAGTGTTGTTTGTCATGTAAATTATCATAAACGTGAATCTGCTGATCGAGATCAAGAAATTGTAGTTGATTTTTGTAAAAAAAATAATTTACCAATTGAAATTTTAGATGTTGATGAAAAAGTTTATGAGAAATATGCTCATATTGATAATTTTCAAGCTAAAGCTCGTTTAATTCGTTATGATTTCTTTAAAGAAATTGGTAAAAAATACAACATACAACACTTATATATAGCTCACAATTTTGATGATTTTTTAGAAACAGCGTATATGCAACGCGCTCGTCAATCAAAAGCTTTATTTTATGGTATTAAAGAAAGTAATGTTGTTAATGGAATGATTGTTAAACGTCCAGTATTATTTATACGTAAACAAACATTACAACGCTATTGTGATGAAAATAAAATTAAATATGGAATTGATGAAACTAATGAATTAGACATATACGAACGTAATCGTGTACGCAAAACCATTAGTAATTGAAGTTTAAACGAAGTTTATGATTTTAAAAAAGCAGTTCTTAAATATAATAAAGAACATAGTTCTTTTGCTAATTTTGTAGAATTATCATATATTGAATTTAAAAAGAACAAATATAGATATGATTATTTTGTTCGTCAAGATGATGGAGTTCAATACTATTTAATCTATTATTTCTTAATTGATCAAAAAATTAGCAATCCAAATGAAAATAAAATTATTTCATTAATTAAGTTCTTTGGTAAACAAATCAATAAAGAAAAAGCTTATCGTGTTCAAGAAAATCTTTATATTCATGTTAATGAAGATGATTTAATTAGTTTAATATCATATGATAAAAATGATGTTATTGATGATCCAAATATTATAGAAAAACAAGCAGGTAATTAA
- the yaaA gene encoding S4 domain-containing protein YaaA, whose product MKKIFISTEYITLNQFLKMAGLINNGGQAKFWLLENEVIVDKKKEDRRGRKLYDQMIVKIGNQLYQIVKTDESR is encoded by the coding sequence ATGAAGAAAATTTTTATATCGACTGAGTATATAACTTTAAACCAATTTTTAAAAATGGCTGGGCTAATCAATAATGGTGGTCAAGCTAAATTTTGATTATTAGAGAATGAAGTTATAGTTGATAAAAAAAAAGAAGATCGTCGTGGTCGCAAATTATATGATCAAATGATTGTTAAAATAGGAAATCAATTGTATCAAATAGTTAAAACCGATGAGAGTAGATAG
- the whiA gene encoding DNA-binding protein WhiA, with product MQKSTLQEIIDKDLNKFTFSEFVKEDIYTNTDYSSTDYKVILYSFFRNNLTIKIGQKLTWILKSQNLQIIEFILNGLEHFNNLNLEYEIIVEPDHLNKTRTNYSLALWGDLDKLDEILKLFDNENDENFHKDRYCSNFLIGAMLSGGSIAHPLENYHLEIRCDSNNYIPLLTKALSRYGLEYKIVYRNKKTIIYFKKSETISDFLKAIRTQNSLFEFENIRIQRDFNNQQQRLNNLDISNLSKSSKAGVLAKEMILEIKKNHEDFSKQSDKFLKYCELRIQNPDCSLNELAYLLKQTFNIEISKSGLNHFNSRIKQMYEELILKNERKN from the coding sequence ATGCAAAAGAGTACATTACAAGAAATAATTGATAAAGATCTTAACAAATTTACTTTTAGTGAATTTGTTAAAGAAGATATTTATACGAATACTGATTATTCTTCAACAGATTACAAAGTTATTTTATATTCTTTTTTTCGTAATAATTTAACCATTAAAATTGGTCAAAAACTAACTTGAATTCTTAAATCACAAAATCTTCAAATTATTGAATTTATTTTAAATGGACTAGAACATTTTAATAATTTAAATCTTGAATATGAAATTATTGTCGAACCAGATCATTTAAATAAAACACGTACTAATTATTCGTTAGCACTTTGAGGCGATTTAGATAAATTAGATGAAATACTAAAGCTATTTGATAATGAAAATGATGAGAATTTTCATAAAGATCGTTATTGCTCAAATTTTTTAATTGGTGCTATGTTATCGGGCGGATCAATTGCTCACCCACTTGAAAATTACCATCTAGAAATTCGTTGTGATTCAAATAATTATATTCCATTACTAACAAAAGCTTTATCACGTTATGGATTAGAGTATAAAATTGTTTATCGTAATAAAAAAACCATTATTTATTTTAAAAAATCAGAAACAATTAGTGATTTTTTAAAAGCGATTCGTACACAAAATTCTTTATTTGAGTTTGAAAATATTCGTATTCAACGTGATTTTAATAATCAACAACAACGTTTAAATAATTTGGATATTTCTAATCTTTCTAAAAGTTCTAAAGCAGGGGTTTTAGCTAAAGAAATGATTTTAGAAATTAAAAAAAACCATGAAGATTTTAGCAAACAAAGCGATAAATTTTTAAAGTATTGTGAACTACGAATTCAAAATCCAGATTGCTCATTAAATGAATTAGCTTATTTATTAAAACAAACATTTAATATTGAAATTTCTAAAAGTGGTTTAAATCACTTTAACTCACGCATTAAGCAAATGTATGAAGAATTAATATTAAAAAATGAAAGAAAAAACTAG